A stretch of DNA from Telopea speciosissima isolate NSW1024214 ecotype Mountain lineage chromosome 5, Tspe_v1, whole genome shotgun sequence:
ccctctcacaagaCACCATGAGATGACGTCTCTACCCTTCGGATAGATACCTAGGCTTGCTCACCTATTGGCCCAAACACTTatatagagaccatgcgaccaaatagagatctcttACCCAAATACAATAAACTCTCTTAGGAGAGTAAGGTTTTCTTGTGATAATGCCCCATCTTATGCTCCACATATATGCGactttttgtcttttctattttaatggTCTTTATTAGTTAAACAAAATTGAACTTTTCAACCACTTCAGAGGATAGAAGGCTTCCCACacattctctgttttttttatttttttggtaagacatACATGCTCTGTTGAGAGGCTCTTAAAATGGTATGATCCTTTTTGAGCGATATGGAAGGCATCTCTCACAACTTATAATCATAAATCAATAATTTTCTAGAATTAATGTTGATATTTTATCTCCATAATACAGTAATAATCATGTGTAAGATACTATAGTataacaaagagaaaaataaaaaatggaaaaaaaaaaaataaaaaaatacctcCAATGTTTTGACACAGTggtaatttaaataaattaccGTCCCACGTTATATCAAATCAAATATCTCATCCATGTTTATGCTGCTAAGCGTGCTCTTACTGGCCTCTGCCGCACTTGGGAGTCGTGAGTcttgaggagaagaagggaccACAGGCTCTCTGAGCTTGTAGATCCTTCTACGCTAACAATACTGAAGACCGATAGATGCGAGTGATAAAGCATCTGGTGTGATACATATGCTTATAAAATCAACGGCTAGcatttaaaagaaagaagataggGCCCCACGTGAGGTCCTTCGTTACCCaatattgattaaaaaaaaaaaagggtcgtAAACAGAGAACCCAGCTCCTCCCTCAAAAGCGACTCTTCAGTGGACGAATATGTGATAGTCTTGCCGTCTTTCAGTAAGCTTTACAATACAATTCGCAAGTCGTCAACAACCAGAAGAAACCAGAAAGAAAGTAATGAAACAGAAAGATTATGCAAGCCTGTAAGGAATGAGaatcagtttctattttccctCATGAGGAACGAATTGAAGCAGAACCAGAGTCACCGTTCGATCCTTGACTTGTTTCACCTTAATCCAGCAACCCAAAATGAACGACTCATCTGCATCTATTTGTTCCTCATGTTCCGTTTTCTTCCTTACTCCGCTGCACAGAGTAGTAATCAACCGTCACCTGTCGTTCTCTATAACAACGGCTACCCTTTCAACCCATCGGTAGTAATCATAATCATCGTTATCGTAAGCGCCTTCTTAACTTTGTTCTTCATCTCCGTCTGCCTCCACCGGTGCTACCGGATTGAAAACGATGGAAACACTCCTCTTAATGACGTGGAAGGCCGAATATCACGTAGAGACTATCGAGGACTCAACCCGGCCCTGATGGAGAATTTACCAACCTTTGCTTACTCACATGTGAAGGATCACAAATTGGGAAATGGAGCTCTGGAATGCGTGGTTTGCTTGACCGAGTTCGAAGATGAAGATAAGATTCGATTGCTTCCAACGTGTGATCATGTCTTCCATGCCGAATGCATTGATGCTTGGTTATCTAAACGCACAACCTGCCCAGTCTGCCGAGCTAATCTCGTTCCTTTACCGGCCGAAACTCCCGCAACTATTGTACCGGTACATGACATAGAAGGTGATGATTCGGATGGGGAAATCCCGATATCGGAACCAGTGGAGGTAGAGAACGAGCAAGTTTCGGTTGATGTAATAAACGAAGAACCACAGGTTGGGGTGACAGTGGCAATGTCACCGGAGGTAATTAATCAGACACCAATGCAGAACCGGACAATTAGATCGATGAAACCGAGATACGCGGGGAGATTCCCACGGTCGCATTCGACGGGTCACTCGCTGGTCCAACCGGGAGAAGATGTCGAGCGGTTCACCCTTCGGCTTCCGGAAGACGTGAGGAAGCAAATCATGAAGATGAGGCAGTTGAAACGTACTAGGAGTATGGAGGCGTTACCAGGGTTACAGAGTCCGAGGAAGGGTTACCGGGTGACCGATGAAAGCAGTAGCAGAGGAGGGAAATCGATAGGGGAGAAACCGGAAGGGTGGGTTTTCTCGAGGACACCACCTTTCATCATGAAAGCCTTTTCTCCTCGGTCGCCGAAGATGATAGCAGAAGGAGATGTCCCGGTGACTCCTCCTCGTCCTAAACCTTTTAGGTCGCCTTTGCGAGTGTGCAAGAAAGCTGATGGAACTGAACTGTCGTTGATTCGCTCTCCGGTTTGATTGTCATATTTTTTGacgtacaatttttttttttttgccccctTAAGTGGCATTGTTGTAAAACTACTCATTAAGGCTCGTTCATGATATTTTagttctcccttttttttttttttccatatatttGGCTAAAGATTCCCTTACTGTCTCTTTGTCTCGTTTTGTGACTTCAACCTCCTTTTATCTCTATGTGTACATGGTTCTGACTATAGATTCTCTAATGCCGACTTCGTTTTGATAAATCAATTTCATTTtcacagaaaaataaaagaattcataATCCATTGATTctttgataaaaaataaaaaaaaaactcccatAAAATAGTGTTGCGGTGGAAAACTATCAAGGCGGCACTCCGATCTAGGGTCAGTCGATAACCTGCAAAAtgtaggaaaaagaaaacagcAAAGGTGGCCGGAGTAGACTCTGGCAGGgattctccgatgcctaagtcaattTTCTAGCAACAGTTAAGAATAACAGAGTGAATTCACAAAGCTTAGAGTTCGATCCATATCTGTTCGAGAGGGACCTTATTTATACTATGGTACCTTGTGATGTACGGTGGTGATTAGAGTCCTTGAGCAGGTCGACTGCCCAatttagtagtttccttttgaGAGACAGAATAAACATGGAGAGTCCTGCTATTGAAAGTTTATGTTTCTAGCAGCTCTGAGGAGATTTATTTGCCTTTGTTGGAGTTCCTACGGAGATTCCATTGCAATTTTAGGGATCCAGTCCTGTTATTGTAGATCTTTTCATCCGTTGAGGCAGGATGACACCTAGTTCTTATTCCGAGTAGGGCACCAATAGTAAGTGCTTGAGTTGGAGTTGATTCTTGTTTGGGACGTTATGACTTGGCACAGATTTTCACCTCATCAATTCTCTTTGTGATATGTGTTGTCCGCATGTCACCTTCCGAGTGGCAGATTTATTTTACGCATATCAAATAATAAGCAATTTAGCggttaatttcttttttgaaaaggAAATGTAGTAACCTGCAAGCATATTAAGCAGTTTGAATTGTAGACAGTGGTTGACCTTGAGAATATTAAACAATTGCAAGTCATCGAGAGTGAATAAGCTAAATGGAGTATTTAAGTTTCCTTTCTATAGAAATTGTATAAGTAAAAGAAAATCTTGATCGAGTAAGGCATAAAATACCCTTTTTTTCTATGGAAGGGGTGTTTTCTCTCCAgctaatttctttcttttccttttataattATATAACAATTATTCCATTCATAACAATCTTTATGCTTTGTCTAGTTGTAAGGAAAATTAATAACACATCAAAGTTAAATTTAATCAGAATTACAAgggatttttttaattaatcatTACTTGATATTGTGTAATTAACTTTGAATCATTTAAAATATGttatgaaaatttattttatttttaaaccaAATCCTTtggaattaaaaaagaaaataaagattatCTTAAATATCATAATTACCAATATGATAATTACACAAttatgattacaaaattttccttgtgatttgttaaaaagaaataagtaaaatatTTTAGTCAAAATAATGTGAAATGTTAAACTGATCAAATTggttctttcattttttatatttttttttggttttttgattcatagttaaaaaaatcagattttgacTCAGGTGAATAGTCAATTAAAAAATGGCCAAATCTAGTCAAGAGTCATGTAAACTCGTCTAATATAAAAAGAAcgaccaaacttggtcaaattttttttattacttttaatTCACCCCCGAGttcaatctctttctttctctcttgcaCGAACCCTCCACCCATCTTCAAGTGTATTACTCCCTACAGCACCCCTCCCCCTGCCACCTGCACCGTCCCTACCATTGCCCCTGTCGTGAGCCATCGTCGACCATCCACGCAAGTCTCTACACCCTATCCCCTGTAAACCACCCATATTTCATATATGTGAAGTTACATAAGTCCCCATATCTTACCGATTGtttaaattaagaaaaaaatgtgGAGAAAAAATTAGTGAAACATTTTACTTCACTCCATGTTGTGACATATAGAACCCTACTAATAATCACGTGGAAGACACTCtaatatcaaaaaaataaataatatgttACAGACATTACAAAGATGCTTGTTCTTCTATTCTGATTGACCCGTAGAAGGGGTGCCAAATCTGAGAAATTTAACTCCAGCGACTCATTTCCTGAGGAGTTGGTGATTGTTCAACAGTTTCTCCGGTCTTGGGCTTAATATAATTATTGGCCTCCTTTTGAAGGGCCTTCGTACCAAAGAAAAACTCTTGTGACTCATGATTCATGAATGATGATGACTCATGAGGAGTGGAAGGGACCACAGGCTCTCGAGGTTGTGGATCCTTTCTACACTAACGGTACTGAAGGTGATttgttatgatttttatttcaatttaatggGATGATATCTAGTTTGAAATTGTTTGATttaatatgatttctatttcaatttcatgggatgatttctatttcaatttcatagaTAACTATTTCAAGTTTGAAAATGAAATTGatttctctcttgctctttaatgatcACAATATTAATTTGATCGgcaaaataataatttcatgttaaacATAAAACAccaccattcttcttctctcgaTGGTCTCATCACCACAtgtctccaccaccaccatgccatCCACACCTTCCAGGTCCCACTCCCACCCCTACCACCGCCCCGCCCACCATAGTAACACAACCCTTTCCtaaagaaatataaagaatctaatttaaaaaattgaactaatacgtgaatttcttatttttgaaatattttaaattgaTGCAATCAAGCAAATTCAAATTGTTTTGAAAGTTGAATCTTGACCACTCTCTTTGCGTACCATCTTGGAAAAATGCTATAAATTTATCttcttattttgaaaattatatCTTCGATTTTGTTCAAAGGGAGATTAATAGTTGTGCTGACTCCCTGTCAAGGAAAGCCCTATCGATAACGTACAAATTGATGTTGCATATTTCTGATCCATGGGTAATGGATTTATGTGTATTACAGCTATGGGCTTCATGTTTTCTAAATAAaatgtttttaccaaaaaaaaaaatttcaattttgtaACCAAAACTCTATTTGTTGATTATTGAATCATAcgaaaatgaaatagaaaacaTACCAAATATCGCAAAGACGGCTGGATCCCTATTGATAACGCGTCTAGTGTGAAGCAGATGCTTACAAGTTACATCCTCTACAGTTAGCATCCAGCAGAAGATGGGCCTACTTGGGTTCTTTCGTTACCCAATAtaagaccaaaaaaaattaagcgAACCTTTATAAGTCTTGCCATCTTTCCATTAGCTCAACAATTCCCAAGTCATGAACACAAGAAACCTTGAAGAGTGTAAAGAAACATAAAGTGTAGGAAAGCCTGTAAGGCATCAACATCAGTTCCTGCTATCGCTCAGGAGGAACGAATTGATGCAGAAGCATAGTAACTGTTCGATCATTGGCCTGTTTGGGCGTAGTCCAGCAGGCCAAAATGTACTCATCTGCGTCTATTTGTTCCTCATGTTCAGCTCGCTTCCTTACGCCATTGCACAGAGCAGTAGTCCAACGCTATCATTCAGTAGTCCACCGCCACCCGTCGTTAGTTCACCGCCACCCGTCGTTATTCATAGTCCTCCGCCACCCGTCATGATCCGTAGTCCAGTGCCACCCGTCACGAACAGTAGTCCACCGCCACCCGTCAGTAGTCCTCCGTCACCCGTCCTTATTCTACCGTCACCCGTCACGAGCAGTAGTCCACCGCCATCGCCATCGCTATCCGTCACGAGCAGTAATCCACAGCCATCCGTCGTTCCCAAACTCATTACCAACACTTACAGCCCTGTGGTGACCAACTATTTGAACACTTCATTGACCGTCGCACTCGTCTTCATCTTTGCTACCTTTTTTTTCTCGTTCCTCATCATCCTCTACCAGTGCTGCTGGACCGAAAGCGAGCAAAGCATTAACCGTAATGGCGGCGTCCAAAGCCCAATGTTACCTAGGGCGGAACGACGAGGGCTCGACTCGGCCGTGATCGAGGCTTTACCAACCTTTGTTTACTCAGATGTGAAAGGCCACACATTGGGAAATGGAGCTCTGGAGTGCGTAGTCTGCTTGAACGAGTTCGTAGATGAAGATACGATTCGATTGCTGCCAACGTGTGACCATGTCTTCCATGCCCACTGCATTGATGCTTGGTTATCTAATCACACAACCTGCCCAGTTTGCCGAGCTAACCTCGTTCCTGTACCGGGCGAAACACCTGCAACTATTGTACCGGTACATGACATAGAAGGCGGAGATTCGAATGGGGTGGACGAAGAGAACGTGCAAGTTTCCATTAATgtactaaaaaacaaaaaaccacaGGTGGTGGCAGTGGCACCGAAGGTAATTAATGAGACCCCAATGCAGAACCGGCCAGCAAGATCGACGGAGCAGAGTTTCACGGAGAGATTTCCACGGTCGAATTCAACGGGACACTCACTGGTTCAACCGGGAGAAAATATCGAGCGGTTCACCCTCCGTGTTCCGGACAACGTGAGGAAGCAAATCATGACCATGAGGCAGCTGGACCGGACTACGAGCATGGTGGCGTTCCCAGTGTTAGCGAGTTCTAGGAATGGTTACCGGGCGACCGGTGAAGGCAGTAGCAGAGAAGGGAAATCGATGGGAGAGAAACCAGAAGGCCGAGTCTACTCGATGACACTGCCTTTCTTCACGAAAGCCACTTCTCCTCGGTCACCAAAGATGATAGCAGAAGGGGTTGCTCCGGCGACTTCTCCTCGTCCTCAACCCCTTTGGTCGCCGTTGCGAGTGTGCACGACAGCTGACGATACTGTGGCATCGTTGACTCGCCCTCCAGTTTGACTGTCATATTTACTGCCTCATCACTCACCCTTGTTTTTATCGCGTAAATTCTTCgaacattttttttccccatctgGTTGACTCAGCCTCAAATCTAATCAGGATGGATCACGTCGTTGTGTTTCTAAATACAATATAaatgtataaattaataaaaaattaaaaaatacataaaatatatataaaaaaaaattagaaaaatgatgAATCATATatcattgaatttttttatgggaTTGCAAATATGTTCAATAATGTAAGCATATGTGATGAAATGATTCATTTTACAAATCTTAAAACATAACTTGCCTTGTGTAAGTTAAAAAGCTTACCAATgtcatatttatatttattcatATAAATTTATCATTCATTAATAAAATTGCTTGCCCTTTGTAAGCTCAAAGTTTGGGATAATGTTTCATATCCGATTGCGTAATATATGCTATAATGCCTCTTTGTGTGTatatctctcttctttcctgTGAAATAATATATCTACCTGTGAGAGACAATTttgtatgttttttatttttattttttttatcataaaaaaaatggttagatttgttttatgattttttttaatgtatgaAACTGTCATAGGTGTGCATTGAGAACAGAACgtgtaaccttcttttaatttgtCCTTGTCTTactccaaaagtttttttttttttaattattttttttaagccaAAGGGtgaaaagtaaatttcaaaataatttgaaagataGTTACAACAATGTCATCGTCAAAAGTTTTCATTATATCTAGAATTTTTCAATACACACGTTAAGAGACAAAACTTTACCCTTAATAAGAAAAAAGTGatgttaaaaaaattaaaattacaaatgATCTAACACCTTAAAAGATGTCACTAAGAAAACCCCTTATATTATTGTATAGATAAAAATTTACTCTAAGTCTCCAACAACTTATAGTTGGCCCCCTCAATTTAGAATCGTTGGATAAGAACACTTTTGTATATATCCATCGATAGTAGTCCACTCAAATACTTCCATAAAATAATCCAATGCAACATCAATTCCAAAACAAGCAGAAACAATGAAGATTTGGTGTAGGAATGGAATAAATTAATGTTTTGAGCATGTTTGTgtctaaataaaataaaatcatgcTATCGGTGCTGAAGAAGCTATGTGCCTCTATTGTTTACGACCAACTGAAGTGATTATAACCCTACATTGTGTAATAACTAGAAGACTCCATGCATGGGTAAATGTTCTGAGCATTGTTGTGTCTACTTAAAGGAGGTTACTCTTTAGCAATAGCTCAGGATCTCCCTccctaaccaatgtgggactaagaTTGCACTCCCTCGTTGCTCTCCCAAACCTCTTTATACTAACTAAACCATCTCTTGATGAGGATTCCTCAACGATCTCCCAGGCGGACCAGTAATATGTCATTTCTTGGGTCACATATTCAATGGTAGATTTTACAACCACAATTGAAGTAGCTGATGAATCTGTTAAGCTTGGACAAAATCATATGTTTATTGTTCCAATTATCAaagaataaatacaaaagatcTATAGTCATACATAAGAAGCGTTACAAAGAAAGACTATTCtaggaaagagaataaaagaatattACATATACAGATATTTCTAATAATACAatcaaaatttcttcaaatataAGATGGTGGCTGGAAAACCATTTAAAGTTTGGATACAAGGAATCGAAGACACACAAGAACCTTTGTAAGAATATCAACATCTTGACATTCTGAGGAAATGTTTGGCTAGATAATTGTATCTTAACCAAAATGGTGACGAACAAAGTAGCAATCATGCTTatgttaccaaaaaagaaattcGATATGCTTTGTTCTTTCATGAAATACTTCATAAAGACTTCTTTGAATGAACAATGTTGTTGTTATAGAAGAGTGGAGTTGAAGCAGTTAAGAAAATACCCATGTCTAGAAGTATTCTTCCTAGCCATATAATTTTGGATGTAGTATCAACAATGACGTGATATACTCACCTTAGTTCGAGACACAACAGACTGCTTTTTATCGTGCAATGAGATCTTAAACATATGCAAAAACCTACAGTACAACATAGATCTGTAACATCACTAGCCCAATCGACTATTATTACGCGATGAGATCCTAAAAATATGCATAAACCTACAGTAGACTGATGATCCGTAACATCACTAGCCCAATCGAAATTAAAATATACTCGAAAACTCAAGAGATGAGAAGGCTGGAAGAAGAACTCCATATAGAAGACATGATTGAATCTTTAACTAATCAATGAGAAATTGTAGCCCAAACTTGAACTACATTGCGCCAGGATTCAACACTTGCCCAAGTCAGACACAACCCTCTCTACTCTACAACAGAGAAGAGACTCCCAAGCTACATGCTCAATAGGTGTGGCAATAGGTACTCAGGCCCATCTCTGAAAAGGCTGGACCTAAAGATTTTATAACAGGCCCAAAGTGGATTCAGTTAGTAAATCACCAATGAAATTAAGGCTAAGATTGGGCTTCGCATTTATAAGCCCATGCCAGTTTAGCTTTGCGGCCcttgctttttttgttttgaggaAGTTGAGAGATCAACTCCATTGTTGTTTTTTGaataaaacctttcttctttAAACGGGAAAGAACAAGTtcttggaaaatgaattttattGGATGGTAGGAGAATAGGAAAACACGGCCAAACAAGGCCCTGAAACTACTAGATAACACCATAAAGAATAAAGCTTTCAATTTCTTGAATCAGCCATTGTTTGTTGCAAGCTAAATCTTTGTAAACCTCCAACATCAAAGAAACCACTATTAATTAACCCTCTCAAATCACTTAAATTTTTTGTGATTGTCTCTCAATctcgtttaaaaaaaaaaaaccaacaaggAATTACTTATGCTTCGTCGTCGTCGTGTCAGTTGTTGAGTTGATACACTTCAGCAGCAGGTGCTACATTAATGGATTTTATGTATCAGGCACAAGGTGAATTATGAATCATTGGTGGAGGTGTATATCTCTGCAAACTTGGACGATGATGCCCAAATAATCACCACTACCACACTTGTAAATTCTAGATCATCCCTTCTTTGATAATTTATGGAGGGGAAAATTACGCGTATAACCCCTATACTTTGCCTAAAGTAATAATAGActtgaaatttcaaaaaacGCATTTGTAcatctcttctatttttccaaaaacataaaattaacaGTACGTTAGCAAGTAAAACATTAAGTGATGACGTACGCTTTAAACTGGACATGAAATGACTGTTTTACTCTTCTCTTCTGTAGTAATATTTTTTGTTGAGAAATTATCAACGTCGCCCCTGAGTGCTAGAGGGGAGAGGGATGTCATGGTAgacggagacggagaagaaagagggagggagactgagagggggagggagatgaaattacaaaaacatcCACACTTCATGTCATACCAAGGGCATCATTGTCTTCAAGAAAAAATTATCCTGCTGACATCACTACTTAACAGTTAAAAGGTTTACCCAGTTAGAATCTGGGTTAATGTTGAAATTAATATACATAGTATATGTGCTTTAAAATAATGGCATACCTCTTAGGGTGACGCTAataatttccctattttttaatttttttaatttagacATTAAAACAAACCTCCTTTTCTACCTACAAAAAATGTtaatctctatctctctatcgaCACTCTTCGAAGGAGATTTGATTCAGTTCTCTGAGATTTGATTCAGTTCTCTGTGATTTGATTGTCACCGTCCAAACCATCCTCTTTTGCCCATTTCTCTATCGTCAAGGTTGCTTTCTTGGCTTGCCAATAgtgaaatagtaaaaaaataaaataaaaaagtagtTAAGCTTAGTATTCATTTCATAGTGATTTGATTTTTCACCATCAAACTTATCCACTTTAtgtgtaagggtgtcaatttagaacttGAATCATAAATCGAGACTGAAACCAT
This window harbors:
- the LOC122663193 gene encoding E3 ubiquitin-protein ligase ATL6-like, with the translated sequence MRNELKQNQSHRSILDLFHLNPATQNERLICIYLFLMFRFLPYSAAQSSNQPSPVVLYNNGYPFNPSVVIIIIVIVSAFLTLFFISVCLHRCYRIENDGNTPLNDVEGRISRRDYRGLNPALMENLPTFAYSHVKDHKLGNGALECVVCLTEFEDEDKIRLLPTCDHVFHAECIDAWLSKRTTCPVCRANLVPLPAETPATIVPVHDIEGDDSDGEIPISEPVEVENEQVSVDVINEEPQVGVTVAMSPEVINQTPMQNRTIRSMKPRYAGRFPRSHSTGHSLVQPGEDVERFTLRLPEDVRKQIMKMRQLKRTRSMEALPGLQSPRKGYRVTDESSSRGGKSIGEKPEGWVFSRTPPFIMKAFSPRSPKMIAEGDVPVTPPRPKPFRSPLRVCKKADGTELSLIRSPV